The Aedes aegypti strain LVP_AGWG chromosome 1, AaegL5.0 Primary Assembly, whole genome shotgun sequence sequence ATACCAGAAGCTGGTCGCGGTTTTGAGCAATAGCTTCAAGATTGTCGAGTTAGGTGACTTGACGTTCTTTCTGGGAATCCACGTTTGACGCGATGCTGACCGATTCTTCCTTAATCAGAAGTCGTACGTGAGGAAGCTTCTATCGCGGTTCAACATGGTGAACTGCAAAGCGTCCCGGGTTCCGATGGCCAGCGGATTTGTTCAACAAAAGGAGGAGGATAGCGACTCATTGGCACAGTACCAAAGTTTGATCGGTGCTTTGTTGTACATCGCTGTCAATACGCGCCCGTAGTAAGGACTataacactcctccttgaggacatctcttaggctgtgaaccgtttcaccaattcGTTTAACATTTAGTTAAAActgacagctcgatagttatttcccctccggttagaaataaccctgctctggagcataGTTAAACTTGACAGTGCAAGGTTTATTTTCTGCTCCCTTtcatttgagaataactaaccatctgtcaactttgtagTTACTCGACTATGTTGTTAGACGACATGTAGTTTAAAAGATCTCCTCTTTTATTAATATCAGTGCTGCTCCAAATTGTATGATGGGCATTTGGTATCCTATTATAAATTGggcattaattttcttacagtactTGACCAAAATGAACGACAGAGCATGGAGGCACATCTTCAACATCTCCAGGAAAGTAAGCAGAAGCAATACATACCTCCATTTTCCCCCGGATAGTTGGCACCTCTACTTTGATCGCAACAATGCCTCTACCTACGGATACATTCTGTAATTGGGACAAATTTTGTGTCCCTATTTACAAGAATAGCTGTTCGTGGTTTGGACTGAGTTTCGTCGTACGTAACTCTACAACTGCTCGAAGGGCAAccaagtcttcttcttcttcttcttggcatttgcgtcctcattgggacagagcctgcttttcagcttaaactaggtatgctgtttcgctcaagaaaagtaaaaatttctgctcaagaaatggtcaacaaattttctacagtgagctccatttgaaatgacatttcttttcaactgcgtactgcgatcaaagaaaaatgcttttcttgagcatttcttgcaagaaatttcccacgcatcgagataggcgcttacttttctgttgaagtgcatacttcccattagtgttcttatgagcacttccacagttattaactgagagctttcttttccattgttgccattttcgcattcgtatatcgtgtggcaggtacgattatactctatgcccagggaagtcaaggaaatttccattacgaaaagatcctggaccgactgggaattgaacccagacaccttcagcatgactttgctttgtagccgcggactctaaccacacggatAAGGAAGGCAACCAAGTACCCTACCATTATTTAACCAGGGCTCTTGAATTAGTCCCACATTGATATTTTCCTTGGTGAACCTTCTGCTGAGCATTGCActtataccaccggaacaggcaatccgtagtgttatttcTAGCCTTGTTGCAATCGgataccgacactacacggctatctaggctattCGAGTATAGAAGCTGATATTGAGGATCAACTTCCATTGAGGCCGAATAGCCGccaaatgtcagcttccgcgtatctctcttataaaggatcactaacgAATAGCAATACGTGGAACAGTTTGTCAAACGGTTAGAAAAATaacatattgctgtgtgcgtttgaaatgcaaatatcaaatgcgggaacaccaaatgcggtaagatttttcacaagaaatgcgatgtcaatgatagatttttattactagggcggcggtgatttctataatcgttgctaggtgtccttcgattgttttgtattaccgcatttggaggacgtttagtcaagatttgcatctcaaatgcgaACAGCAATATAGTAAAACACACTTGTGGTAGTGTGTTAGCACGAAACCATTCCGCAAAcagtgaatacggcaccgctcaaacgccaAATTAGTGAACCAGTGCATTGGTCTATGGACCGATTTtatattgttatttatatttattttatttttatatttttattttatttatattgttaTCTATATTTTATAttgtccatggaccaatgcacgatttgacaatttgacgtttgagcggagccttgttatttacgtgaccatggcaacgagtgaattcggcaccgttcaaacgtcaaattagtgaactcatgcatggaccgatgcacgagttcactaatttaacgtttgagcggtgccgaattcactggttctcatggtcacgtaaataatacggcaccgctcaaacgtcagatagtgaactcgtgcattggtccattgtcaTGCTTTAAATAATTTCTAGCCGTAGGTTTAACATTGTTCGACATAAGATCAATTGTTTGTGAAACGTTCACCGTACCAGTTAAAACAAACTTATTGTTTGGAATTAATGGAAATGGTCTTGCATGTAACAATCTGAAAATAGTTATGGGCTCAGATGAGGCATAAATCATTCAATCCATGTCGAGAGATTTGGTCCAGTGTAACGAAACAAAAAGGCACaactctcattttttttattgacatgAAAGGTAAAATAGCCAACTGTGGCCCGTGCAAATCATATGTGTCATACAATGTTTTGATCTACTTTCGTTTTGGTTCTGTTCGGTGCGATCATAGCGGATCCGAAATTCAACATCAAATTTCCGCGATTCCAATTAGTTTTTAGCTTTAATACAATCCCTTTGAGCTGAAGTCAAGAACAAAGTTCTAAATAGCAACAATAGTGATTAAAATAAATAGGTATAATTAGCAAAGCTGATCGATCGTGATTCAACTTGACCCGTCATGATTTTGGAGTTCGTAAGTTCGAGTAAGAGTGGACACTTCTAGAAGCAACTTGCACCGCAATCCGGATTATGAAATATCCCACCTGTCGGAATAACGTCTGGACAGAGCGCTACGAGTCTTCTCCGTACAACCCATTGGAATGGCCGTTTGTGTAAAAGTGAAGGCCAACAGTAGATCCTTCGGCAGTTCTAGAGGTAGGTGTGGATTGATTTCTTAACCCTTTGTCTGTGTTCTGGGGTCCATATGCCATAAAACTATATAAATATAACACATATCTTCGTTTCAGACTTTTCAATATACGACTTTGCGCACTCGGGTCAGTCGAAAGCCCGGGCACCAAAATCGAACGTCTTGGCCTTGGATGCAAGGGAAACCTTGGAGGCATTGGACGATGAAATGGTTTCGACGGAACGATCGGATCAGAACAGGATGGAGGTCGAAGACAGCAGTGCCCAGCAGGAGGAAGCTGTCTATTGCGATTATGTGATCGTCATCTGGTACCTGATATCGGAACACCTCCGACCGGAAGACGTCGGAAGGTTTGCACTGATCTGTCGAAAAACGGCCGAGGTGGTGCAATCGGCCAAATTTTGGCACCATATCTATAGGAAGCACTACGACCGCAGTGTGGATCTTCCACGGTGGCTTCAACCGGATTGTATGCTGCTGCTGAGGGGTTTGCGTGCCCGCACTATTCGAGCATTGTACTATACTTATCCTCCGTTTGTGCAACGGATCGCTGCAACGGCTTTTGCCGATCCCCATCGGGTGGCAGGCCGGCAGCTAATATTCTCCTGGTATAGCAAGTGTAAGACCGGTTGGAACTACTACTTCAAGCTGAAAGCCAAGCTGATCCCGGGCAGTCGAGCTGCCCGGTCGGCGCGAATGCAGAAACAGAAGGATTCACTGGAGTACCTGCAGGATACGTACTCGAACCCGGAGGAAGGCTGCCAGATACTGATCATCACGACGGACACCATGCATCTACTGCCGTACTACCACGAACAGCTGACCGTAAAATCATTCACGCAAACCCTGGCCCAGGGGCTGATCAACTACAAGGTGCGACTGCAGATGGCCAACTATTGCCAGAGGGTAGTGGACGAGATTGTGTTCGTGCCGGTCCGCAGGGTACGGCTGCTGGATTGGTGGAATCCGGAGTACTACCGGGAGGATCCGACCATCGAGAAGAAGCGGGAGGAGGAGGAACCTGATCTTCAAGGGCAGCAGTTGGAATCCGATGCGGACAATGTTTACTGGGAGGACTGAGCGAGTGTATGGGGAAAcggttttgtggaaaaataaaaCGAGGTTCTAAACTGTTAAAAACGTAATTTTGTAGTCAGGTCATATTTTCGTTTGGTAATCCTTTTTCCCAAGGTTCATTCTCGTATAGTCCTAACCCCCGTAGAGAGTAATACTCCTTGAATGTTTTTATCAGTGTATGTAGTGTCGGATGCACGTAAAGAAAAGACGTCTGTTTTATAAGATTCACGACCAGAACAAAAGACCTTTTATTCCATGTCTACTTCGATCTACAAATTTACCGTaaacgtaccatatttgacgcgggtccaaacttgacgcattttctaattaatgttatcataaattaattcTAGATCAGACTAGCACTCAAAAATGTATTGCTTAATCTTTATTTAcatgttattgaaggattccaatcgaaaaaagtttatatttgattgataatagttaaaaaataaaatttatttgaaaatgcatccgacaagtgcgtcaattttttcattccttagtgAATGTGCTAACTATTGTTGATCAATTTTCGTGAAATTATTGTGCTGTTTGACAGCAATATAATCAACAACAGTcagtaatattattttattcatgaATTGACGTCGAAAGTTTTCTACTTTTAAGCTTTAAGACATattgttgtatgaaaatcttgtgcgtcaagttaggcacacaatgttcctaattatttgctattttgttcagcatgttttgttgaatcgaaaataggaaaataaatatttatggtGCTTGCATTCAAAAAATCCGTCCACAGAACAATCCGAGGCTTTATGTAATCGGATGTAAAGGGTCATCCATAGATTACGTCACGTTTTTAGGAAGAGGAGGAGGTTCAAGGAAACGCaacgattcatacaaaatattcgcacttttcataaaataaatgtggCCAAGGTTGAGAGgggttgaaaattgtacaatttaTCGCGGTTTATGGACGTCCCCTAATGTTTCAAGGAAGCTTCAATAAATGCGTCAGGAGGTGAGGTGTAGCTTCAATGATTTGTTTCGTATAATTTATACAATAGGGGGTGTGTCCATGAGATACGTGTCACAAAAACAtaccattttctacaaaaacccCGCCCATTCGCCCTACTTCACACTTTTTATATGGAGCCTTCAAAAAACTTGTATGATTCGTCACATCTTGCAGAACACCTCCTTCCCCCTAATAACATGACGTAC is a genomic window containing:
- the LOC5565022 gene encoding transmembrane protein 183 — its product is MAVCVKVKANSRSFGSSRDFSIYDFAHSGQSKARAPKSNVLALDARETLEALDDEMVSTERSDQNRMEVEDSSAQQEEAVYCDYVIVIWYLISEHLRPEDVGRFALICRKTAEVVQSAKFWHHIYRKHYDRSVDLPRWLQPDCMLLLRGLRARTIRALYYTYPPFVQRIAATAFADPHRVAGRQLIFSWYSKCKTGWNYYFKLKAKLIPGSRAARSARMQKQKDSLEYLQDTYSNPEEGCQILIITTDTMHLLPYYHEQLTVKSFTQTLAQGLINYKVRLQMANYCQRVVDEIVFVPVRRVRLLDWWNPEYYREDPTIEKKREEEEPDLQGQQLESDADNVYWED